In a single window of the Ruminococcus albus 7 = DSM 20455 genome:
- a CDS encoding Ger(x)C family spore germination C-terminal domain-containing protein, with protein MKKISMTSDRFFYLLIAAVMCCILLSSHGRSISIDRRGIVHAIGIDRTAKGYRVSLQIFQPAGMGSDTAVDVTGANIAVAVSEGRTISEAIAAAGSKTGKELFFGHLQLICLGKGLNGVEHDELFAFATGSTHISPSTELCMSEGKAEKLMELKLTEEETSAEALYSLLKTSAEYSRTIRCDLKSFLSDEGCAVMPVLAVTDTDSGDEQPSLSKSVRLAGTAVFSKGDMTVINEDKALCAALLSGKAEKGTIVTELDGIDITSELDSCKRRRNISIESGRLILRTYITVSARPDRELDPEQSRRLSTAAAHELERNCFGLQEEMFSRGDDIFGTVQLIRQRFPGIRLRYDVRELTAAVDIYVNVSVKVV; from the coding sequence ATGAAAAAGATCTCAATGACTTCCGACAGATTTTTCTACCTTTTGATAGCAGCGGTCATGTGCTGCATACTGCTGTCATCACACGGCAGGAGCATAAGCATCGACAGACGTGGGATAGTTCATGCCATAGGCATAGACCGCACAGCAAAGGGATATAGGGTATCACTGCAGATATTTCAGCCTGCAGGAATGGGCTCGGATACCGCAGTTGATGTTACAGGTGCAAACATCGCTGTGGCTGTGAGCGAGGGCAGGACTATCAGCGAAGCCATAGCTGCGGCAGGCAGCAAGACAGGGAAAGAGTTATTTTTTGGACACCTACAGCTGATATGTCTTGGAAAAGGCTTGAATGGAGTAGAACACGATGAGCTTTTCGCATTTGCGACGGGGAGCACGCATATCAGCCCTTCTACAGAGTTGTGTATGTCTGAGGGAAAGGCTGAGAAGCTTATGGAGCTGAAGCTGACCGAGGAAGAGACTTCTGCAGAGGCGCTGTACAGCCTGTTGAAAACTTCCGCTGAATACTCGCGTACAATACGCTGTGACCTGAAAAGCTTTCTTTCAGACGAGGGCTGTGCCGTCATGCCTGTGCTTGCTGTTACCGATACGGACAGCGGTGACGAACAGCCTTCGCTGTCAAAGTCAGTAAGACTTGCAGGAACGGCAGTATTTTCAAAAGGTGATATGACTGTCATCAATGAGGACAAGGCTCTCTGTGCGGCACTGCTTTCGGGCAAGGCTGAAAAGGGAACGATAGTTACTGAACTAGACGGGATAGATATCACATCGGAGCTTGACAGCTGTAAAAGGCGGCGAAATATCAGTATAGAAAGCGGCAGGCTGATACTTCGCACATATATAACTGTATCAGCACGACCCGACCGCGAGCTTGACCCGGAACAGAGCCGCAGACTAAGTACCGCTGCAGCACACGAACTTGAAAGGAACTGCTTCGGTCTGCAGGAAGAAATGTTTAGCAGAGGTGATGACATCTTCGGGACAGTTCAGCTTATAAGACAGCGTTTTCCCGGGATACGGCTAAGGTACGATGTCAGGGAACTGACGGCTGCTGTGGATATATATGTGAATGTGTCGGTAAAGGTGGTATAA